Proteins found in one Pectobacterium atrosepticum genomic segment:
- the rpsR gene encoding 30S ribosomal protein S18 — translation MARYFRRRKFCRFTAEGVVEIDYKDIATLKNYITESGKIVPSRITGTRAKYQRQLARAIKRARYLSLLPYTDRHQ, via the coding sequence ATGGCACGTTATTTCCGTCGTCGCAAATTCTGCCGTTTCACCGCGGAAGGCGTTGTAGAGATTGATTATAAAGATATCGCTACGCTGAAAAACTATATCACTGAAAGCGGCAAGATTGTTCCGAGCCGTATCACCGGTACTCGTGCAAAATACCAGCGTCAGCTGGCCCGCGCTATCAAGCGTGCGCGTTACTTGTCTTTGTTGCCGTACACTGACCGTCATCAGTAA
- the priB gene encoding primosomal replication protein N, whose protein sequence is MVTMNRLVLSGTVCKTPIRKVSPSGIPHCQFVLEHRSTQEEAGLSRQAWCRMPVIVSGLSSQAVTHSITVGTQLTVHGFISCHQGRNGLSKIVLHAEQIELIDSGD, encoded by the coding sequence GTGGTGACGATGAATCGTCTGGTGTTGTCCGGCACAGTGTGCAAAACGCCTATTCGTAAAGTCAGTCCGTCAGGTATTCCTCACTGTCAGTTTGTGCTTGAGCACCGCTCGACACAGGAGGAAGCCGGATTAAGTCGGCAAGCATGGTGTCGTATGCCCGTGATTGTCAGCGGACTATCGTCACAAGCAGTTACCCACAGTATAACGGTCGGCACGCAACTTACCGTGCACGGATTCATTAGCTGCCATCAAGGGCGTAATGGTCTGAGCAAGATAGTGTTACATGCCGAGCAGATTGAATTGATAGATTCTGGAGACTAG
- a CDS encoding 30S ribosomal protein S6 — protein sequence MRHYEIVFMVHPDQSEQVPGMIERYTATITGAQGTIHRLEDWGRRQLAYPINKLHKAHYVLLNVEAPQEAIDELETNFRFNDAVIRSMVMRVKHAVTEASPMVKAKDERRERREDFAEAGDDVEAGDSEE from the coding sequence ATGCGTCATTACGAAATCGTATTTATGGTTCATCCTGACCAAAGCGAACAGGTTCCGGGCATGATCGAGCGCTACACTGCTACCATCACTGGTGCGCAGGGCACGATCCACCGTCTGGAAGACTGGGGCCGCCGTCAGCTGGCTTACCCGATCAACAAACTGCACAAAGCTCACTACGTTCTGCTGAACGTTGAAGCGCCGCAGGAAGCGATCGATGAGCTGGAAACAAACTTCCGCTTTAACGATGCCGTTATCCGCAGCATGGTTATGCGCGTTAAGCACGCGGTAACTGAAGCATCTCCAATGGTGAAAGCGAAAGACGAACGCCGTGAGCGTCGTGAAGATTTCGCTGAAGCTGGCGATGATGTGGAAGCAGGGGATTCTGAAGAGTAA
- a CDS encoding esterase, producing the protein MVEMSLDKLGSGIEAIHAAPLGRREQPLPTIFFFHGYMSSKEVYSYFGYALAQAGFRVILTDAAMHGARYNGDDAHRLGHFWDVLQSNIEELPDYVAEYRQRGLIDGERVGVCGASLGGMSALGCMARYPWITAVAAFMGSGYFSTLSSTLFPPVPADHEENQAVLQALATKLADYDVTTRLDALSNRPLLVWHGEADDVVPAAESARLHQALQARGTLANLTYLTEPGVAHRITPTALQAGADFFQRTL; encoded by the coding sequence ATGGTCGAAATGTCACTGGATAAACTCGGTAGCGGTATCGAAGCGATTCACGCGGCGCCTTTGGGAAGAAGGGAACAGCCTCTACCGACGATTTTTTTCTTCCATGGTTACATGTCGTCAAAGGAGGTGTACTCATATTTTGGCTACGCGCTGGCTCAGGCTGGGTTTCGGGTGATTTTGACTGATGCGGCAATGCACGGTGCCCGCTATAACGGGGATGACGCGCATCGATTGGGGCATTTCTGGGATGTTTTGCAATCGAATATTGAAGAACTTCCCGACTATGTTGCGGAATATCGGCAGCGTGGGCTGATCGACGGCGAACGTGTTGGCGTTTGCGGTGCGTCGCTTGGTGGAATGAGTGCTCTTGGGTGCATGGCTCGCTATCCTTGGATTACTGCGGTGGCTGCATTTATGGGTTCCGGCTATTTCTCCACGCTATCATCAACGTTATTTCCTCCGGTTCCGGCCGATCACGAGGAAAATCAGGCGGTGTTGCAGGCGTTAGCGACCAAACTGGCTGATTATGATGTCACTACACGTCTTGATGCGCTGTCCAATCGGCCGCTGCTTGTGTGGCATGGCGAAGCGGATGATGTCGTGCCAGCGGCAGAAAGTGCACGTCTCCATCAGGCATTACAGGCACGCGGTACACTCGCCAATCTGACGTATCTGACCGAGCCGGGTGTGGCGCATCGTATTACGCCGACGGCGTTACAGGCGGGTGCTGATTTCTTCCAGCGGACGCTGTAA
- a CDS encoding methyl-accepting chemotaxis protein: MLGLSFKHWGLGIKLSIIASLSVAILFIAFTLTLTRSAGDQLKALTLNDMQSQVNGVTDMINMYDTSLQAEVSNYTRLLASFLPTQFSLDTVNRTPFSNTSHPTLKAGDTVLNLNTDVTDDFLSRTHAISTIFVRDGEDFTRITTSLKKEDGSRAMGTKLDRESPAYALVIKGETYSGLATLFGKQYITQYQPIHDGENKVIGILFVGVDITKQFTEMQQTILNKKMGETGHFFVLSAKKGKDAGNYLYHQSNANQRPDWSEGALEKVLATGNGTIEYDNNTMKGEEKTRIMVYRSIPQWNWIVAGTISKESLMAEVNRTRNLFLGGGIILVLLFAAFFVVLTRKWLSQPLVEIVKVAEQFSAGNLTATLSSNRGDEVGRLIDAINGIGQGLTTIVSQVRSSSEEISASTDALAADSENISEQIARQASSVEETSASMEQLSASVKQNADNVSAAKDLAEQSAAAARNGSQTVTDSVSTMSDIKNSSQRIADITTVIESIAFQTNILALNAAVEAARAGEHGRGFAVVAAEVRALAQRSSTAVKEIETLIDESLEKIEAGYHFSEKTQAVMDDLRNRILQVSTIVNDIDIASREQSAGINQVNIAMVQIGQATQENAILVNNSEDTAQSLRQKGHHLSELVSVFRI, from the coding sequence ATGTTGGGACTTTCCTTTAAACACTGGGGTTTGGGTATCAAGTTATCAATTATCGCCTCCCTGAGCGTGGCGATATTGTTCATTGCCTTCACTCTCACCCTTACCCGCTCCGCAGGCGATCAATTGAAAGCGTTGACCCTCAACGACATGCAGAGTCAGGTGAATGGAGTCACTGACATGATCAACATGTACGATACCAGCCTACAAGCCGAGGTCAGCAACTATACGCGGCTGCTGGCGAGCTTTCTGCCGACACAGTTTTCACTGGATACCGTTAACCGCACCCCTTTCAGCAACACCTCTCACCCAACACTAAAGGCTGGCGATACGGTATTGAACCTCAACACCGACGTGACGGATGACTTTCTGAGCCGTACCCACGCGATCTCAACGATTTTTGTCCGCGATGGAGAGGATTTTACGCGTATCACCACTTCACTGAAAAAAGAAGATGGATCGCGCGCGATGGGCACCAAACTCGATCGTGAAAGCCCAGCGTATGCACTGGTGATTAAAGGTGAAACCTACAGTGGGTTAGCAACACTGTTCGGCAAACAGTACATCACCCAGTATCAACCGATACACGATGGTGAAAATAAGGTTATCGGTATTCTGTTCGTCGGCGTCGACATCACGAAGCAATTTACCGAGATGCAGCAAACTATTCTGAACAAGAAAATGGGTGAGACAGGCCATTTCTTTGTACTTAGCGCGAAAAAAGGAAAAGATGCAGGTAACTATCTTTACCACCAAAGCAATGCCAACCAACGCCCTGACTGGTCAGAAGGTGCGTTAGAGAAAGTGCTGGCAACCGGTAATGGTACGATCGAATACGACAACAACACGATGAAAGGCGAAGAAAAAACCCGGATCATGGTGTACCGCAGTATTCCACAATGGAACTGGATTGTGGCAGGTACCATCAGCAAAGAAAGTCTGATGGCGGAGGTTAACCGCACCCGCAATCTGTTTTTGGGCGGTGGCATTATTCTGGTTCTGCTCTTCGCGGCATTCTTTGTCGTGCTGACGCGTAAATGGCTGAGCCAGCCGCTGGTTGAAATCGTCAAAGTGGCGGAGCAATTTTCTGCCGGTAACCTGACGGCCACGCTTTCCAGCAATCGCGGCGATGAAGTCGGCCGCCTGATCGATGCGATTAACGGCATCGGACAGGGGCTAACAACGATTGTGTCACAGGTCAGAAGCTCCTCCGAAGAAATCAGTGCCAGCACCGATGCGCTGGCTGCTGATAGCGAAAATATCAGTGAGCAGATTGCCCGTCAGGCCAGTAGCGTCGAAGAAACATCTGCCAGCATGGAGCAGCTATCCGCCAGCGTGAAGCAGAACGCCGATAACGTCTCTGCCGCCAAAGATCTGGCGGAGCAGAGCGCAGCCGCAGCGCGAAACGGCAGCCAGACCGTCACCGATTCGGTCTCTACGATGAGCGACATTAAAAACTCATCTCAGCGGATTGCCGATATCACGACGGTGATCGAATCTATCGCTTTCCAGACCAATATCTTGGCGCTCAATGCTGCGGTAGAAGCCGCTCGTGCGGGCGAACACGGCAGGGGCTTCGCCGTCGTTGCTGCTGAAGTGCGAGCACTGGCACAGCGTAGTTCTACCGCAGTGAAAGAGATCGAAACCTTGATTGATGAATCGCTGGAAAAGATCGAAGCGGGCTATCATTTCTCAGAAAAAACGCAGGCTGTAATGGACGACTTACGTAACCGCATCCTGCAGGTCAGCACCATCGTGAACGATATTGATATCGCCTCACGCGAGCAGTCCGCTGGGATCAACCAGGTAAACATCGCGATGGTACAGATTGGTCAGGCAACGCAGGAAAACGCCATTCTGGTCAACAATTCGGAAGATACCGCGCAGAGTCTACGTCAGAAAGGCCACCATCTCAGCGAGCTGGTCAGCGTCTTCCGTATTTAA
- a CDS encoding RNA ligase RtcB family protein gives MGNAIRSISARVSVIATENTWIEDKAIQQLQITSQLPDMVRVAGMPDLHPGRGYPIGAAFFSQQRFYPALVGNDIGCGMALWRTGLNAKKISLDKLEKRLGNIDGPLEDDIDIPPALADFRYSLGTIGGGNHFAELQQLDEIYQPDALNTLHIDPKQLLLLVHSGSRGLGQTILEAHVREFGHQGIEANTPAAEAYLEQHQFALTFATHNRRLIAQRMLERWHTEGDAALDVNHNLVTSATIESISGWLHRKGATPADCGPVIIPGSRGDYSYIVQPIPHADSLYSLAHGAGRKWMRTECKDRLSSRYSVQQLARTRFGSRVICQDRQLIFQEAPEAYKPIDSVIGAMQQAGLITLIARLKPVLTYKTRGEDK, from the coding sequence ATGGGCAATGCTATTCGCTCTATTTCGGCGCGCGTCAGTGTGATCGCGACGGAAAATACCTGGATTGAAGATAAAGCAATCCAACAGCTTCAAATTACATCACAACTTCCCGATATGGTACGCGTGGCCGGTATGCCAGATTTGCATCCGGGCCGTGGTTATCCCATCGGTGCCGCCTTTTTTTCACAACAGCGCTTCTATCCGGCGCTAGTCGGAAACGATATCGGCTGCGGTATGGCGCTATGGCGTACTGGCTTGAACGCCAAAAAAATCTCACTGGATAAGCTGGAAAAACGGCTTGGCAATATCGATGGGCCACTGGAAGACGATATCGATATTCCACCCGCACTGGCGGATTTCCGCTATTCGCTGGGCACCATCGGCGGCGGTAACCACTTTGCAGAATTACAGCAGCTTGATGAAATCTATCAGCCAGATGCGCTGAATACTCTGCACATTGATCCTAAACAGCTGCTGTTGCTCGTGCATAGCGGCTCACGCGGATTAGGGCAAACCATACTGGAAGCCCACGTGCGGGAATTCGGTCATCAGGGTATTGAAGCCAACACGCCAGCTGCTGAGGCCTATCTGGAACAACATCAATTTGCGCTGACGTTTGCCACCCACAATCGGCGACTGATCGCGCAGCGGATGCTGGAACGTTGGCATACGGAGGGCGATGCTGCACTGGACGTGAACCATAATTTGGTGACATCGGCAACGATTGAAAGCATTTCCGGCTGGCTGCACCGCAAAGGCGCGACACCCGCCGACTGCGGCCCAGTTATCATTCCCGGTTCACGCGGCGACTACAGCTATATTGTGCAACCCATTCCCCACGCAGACAGCCTCTATTCGCTGGCACATGGCGCGGGCAGAAAGTGGATGCGTACGGAGTGTAAAGATCGACTGTCTTCGCGTTATAGCGTCCAGCAACTGGCGCGCACGCGTTTCGGCAGTCGGGTGATTTGTCAGGACAGGCAGCTGATCTTTCAGGAAGCACCGGAAGCCTACAAACCGATAGACAGCGTGATCGGCGCGATGCAGCAGGCGGGATTAATCACGCTGATTGCCCGCCTGAAACCGGTGCTCACCTACAAAACGCGCGGGGAAGATAAATGA
- the prfH gene encoding peptide chain release factor H, protein MILLQLSAAQGPDECMLATAKALHALTRDAARQGIECEIIETEVGKRAGTLRSALVLLNGEQAEPLAASWCGTLQWTCNSPWRKGGGRKNWFIGVARFHQEQAFADDEIRFETTKSSGPGGQHVNKTESAVRATHVASGITVKVQSERSQHANKRLACYLIAYRLEALQQQQHAELRAQRRLFHHQIERGNPVKVFKGEDFTLATSR, encoded by the coding sequence ATGATATTACTTCAACTCTCCGCCGCGCAGGGACCGGACGAATGCATGCTGGCAACGGCAAAAGCGTTGCACGCTCTGACGCGAGATGCCGCGCGGCAAGGCATCGAGTGCGAAATCATCGAAACAGAAGTAGGGAAACGTGCCGGTACATTACGTTCCGCACTGGTTCTGTTAAACGGTGAGCAGGCAGAACCGCTGGCTGCAAGCTGGTGCGGTACGCTTCAGTGGACGTGCAATAGCCCTTGGCGCAAAGGTGGCGGACGTAAGAACTGGTTTATCGGCGTCGCACGTTTTCATCAGGAACAGGCGTTTGCCGATGACGAGATTCGTTTTGAAACCACTAAATCCTCCGGCCCCGGCGGACAGCATGTGAATAAAACCGAGTCTGCCGTCCGCGCTACCCATGTCGCTAGCGGTATCACGGTGAAGGTGCAGAGTGAACGCAGCCAGCACGCTAACAAGCGTCTGGCGTGTTATCTCATCGCCTATCGTCTGGAAGCGTTACAACAGCAGCAGCACGCCGAACTACGGGCACAGCGGCGTCTGTTCCATCATCAGATAGAACGCGGCAATCCGGTAAAAGTCTTCAAGGGCGAAGATTTTACGTTGGCCACCTCGCGCTAA
- the bsmA gene encoding biofilm peroxide resistance protein BsmA: MNIVRILFLPLILALSGCQLIQGKPVAAPPPAGHALEIRYAQTSLLEKVGTISVTVRGNGDDAERAIQQKADASGAHYYVIVLKSEAATLPGLWSARAVLYR; this comes from the coding sequence ATGAACATCGTACGGATACTTTTCTTACCCTTAATATTGGCGCTGTCTGGCTGTCAGCTCATACAAGGGAAGCCTGTCGCGGCACCTCCACCTGCGGGGCACGCACTCGAAATTCGTTACGCGCAAACCAGCCTGTTAGAAAAGGTGGGTACGATCTCTGTTACCGTACGCGGGAATGGAGACGACGCCGAGCGAGCCATTCAGCAAAAAGCCGATGCCTCTGGTGCGCACTATTATGTGATTGTACTGAAATCCGAGGCTGCAACGCTCCCCGGTTTGTGGTCCGCACGTGCCGTGCTGTATCGTTGA
- a CDS encoding DUF350 domain-containing protein, protein MPILNALLAFASYFFIGFAMVLAFLFIYTRVTPHDEWALIKENNGTAAIGFGGALIGYVIPLSSAAINSVSLVDYITWGVVALVVQLLIYFAVRLYMPRLSQHIQNNDIASGAFLCAASLSGGILNAACMSY, encoded by the coding sequence ATGCCGATACTCAATGCGTTGTTAGCGTTTGCATCCTATTTCTTTATCGGGTTTGCCATGGTGCTGGCCTTTTTATTTATCTACACTCGCGTTACGCCGCATGATGAATGGGCGTTGATTAAAGAAAACAACGGCACGGCAGCTATTGGGTTTGGTGGGGCGTTGATTGGCTATGTGATCCCGCTTTCCAGCGCGGCGATTAATTCGGTGAGTCTGGTGGATTACATTACCTGGGGCGTGGTTGCGCTGGTGGTGCAATTGCTGATTTATTTCGCGGTGCGTCTGTATATGCCGCGTCTCAGCCAGCATATCCAGAATAACGATATTGCGTCTGGCGCCTTCCTCTGTGCCGCTTCGCTTAGCGGTGGGATCCTGAATGCGGCGTGTATGTCGTATTAA
- the rlmB gene encoding 23S rRNA (guanosine(2251)-2'-O)-methyltransferase RlmB produces the protein MSEIIYGIHAVKALLERDPQRFLEVFILKGRDDRRLQPVIAELEAQGIVIQVASRQWLDKQAEDAVHQGIVAKVKEGRKYQENDLPAMLDNLEMPFLLILDGVTDPHNLGACLRNADGAGVHAVIVPRDRSAQLNATVKKVACGAAETIPVISVTNLARTMRLLQERNIWIVGTAGEADHTLYQSKLTGPLALVMGAEGEGMRRLTREHCDELISIPMAGSVSSLNVSVATGVCLFEAVRQRGG, from the coding sequence ATGAGCGAAATTATTTACGGTATCCACGCGGTTAAGGCACTACTTGAGCGCGATCCACAGCGTTTTCTGGAAGTCTTTATTCTCAAAGGGCGCGACGATCGTCGCCTTCAGCCCGTTATTGCCGAGCTGGAAGCGCAGGGTATCGTCATTCAAGTGGCGAGTCGTCAATGGCTGGATAAGCAGGCTGAAGACGCGGTGCATCAGGGGATCGTAGCGAAGGTCAAAGAGGGGCGGAAATATCAGGAAAATGATCTGCCTGCGATGTTAGACAATCTGGAAATGCCTTTCCTGCTGATATTGGACGGCGTGACCGATCCACATAATCTGGGCGCTTGCCTGCGTAATGCGGATGGCGCTGGTGTACATGCGGTGATTGTGCCCCGCGATCGTTCTGCGCAGTTGAATGCGACGGTGAAGAAGGTGGCCTGTGGCGCGGCGGAAACCATACCGGTTATCAGCGTGACCAATCTGGCCCGTACGATGCGCCTGTTGCAAGAGCGTAATATCTGGATCGTTGGCACGGCCGGTGAAGCGGATCATACGCTGTACCAAAGTAAACTGACCGGTCCGTTGGCGCTGGTGATGGGCGCGGAAGGGGAAGGCATGCGTCGTCTGACCCGTGAGCACTGTGACGAGTTGATCAGCATCCCGATGGCAGGCAGCGTGTCTTCACTGAATGTGTCTGTTGCTACCGGTGTGTGTTTGTTTGAAGCTGTTCGCCAGCGTGGCGGATGA
- a CDS encoding ribonuclease R encodes MSQDPFLEREAEKYESPIPSREYILAHIAKRDTPISREELATDLQLTGEEALEALRRRLRAMERDGQLIFTRRQCYALPEKLDLLRGTVIGHRDGFGFLRVEGRKDDLYLSAEEMKRAIHGDVVLAQPLGEDRKGRREGRIVRVLEPRTGQIVGRYFVDAGIGFVVPDDSRLSFDILIPKEEINGARMGFVVVVELTQRATRRTKAVGKIVEILGDNMGTGLAVDIALRTHDIPHTWPPKVEDQVKDLSEEVPEAAKKGRVDLRKLPLVTIDGEDARDFDDAVYCEPKRGGGWRLWVAIADVSYYVRPNTPLDHEARARGTSVYFPSQVVPMLPEVLSNGLCSLNPQVDRLCMVCEMTVSTQGKLSSYKFYEAVMSSHARLTYTKVWNILQGDAELREHYKPLVGGLEELHHMYKALEHAREVRGGIAFETEEAKFIFNAERRIDRVEAVVRNDAHKLIEECMILANISAAKFVEKNEEPALFRVHDQPSEDHVLALRSVLGELGLTLKGGMKPQPKDYAELMNELADRPDREMLQTMLLRSMKQAIYDPENRGHFGLALTSYGHFTSPIRRYPDLSLHRAIKYLLSDRHERWTSTGGWHSDINEMLQLGMHCSMTERRADEATRDVADWLKCDFMQDHVGEVFTGIIASVTGFGFFVRLKDLFIDGLVHVSTLDNDYYRYDNIGQRLIGESRGQVYRLGDEVEIRVEAVHMDERNIDFALISSTRKVRGEGKTARDRTKKPDSREAKPSRRRRSPSKAAANFEPDAAVRKEGDRNATSDKPKAKPKKNRDKAKKNAEKTNKIAAATKAKRAKKKSAE; translated from the coding sequence ATGTCACAAGATCCATTCCTGGAACGAGAAGCAGAAAAATACGAATCTCCTATCCCCAGTCGTGAATATATCTTGGCGCACATCGCCAAGCGCGATACCCCGATCAGCCGAGAAGAATTGGCCACCGATCTGCAATTAACTGGAGAAGAAGCCCTCGAAGCGCTGCGCCGCCGTCTGCGTGCAATGGAGCGTGACGGTCAGCTTATTTTTACTCGCCGCCAATGCTATGCGTTGCCGGAAAAGCTCGATCTACTGCGTGGCACGGTTATCGGCCATCGCGATGGCTTCGGTTTCCTGCGTGTGGAAGGCCGCAAAGACGATCTTTATCTGTCGGCTGAAGAGATGAAACGGGCGATTCACGGCGATGTTGTGCTGGCGCAGCCGCTGGGTGAGGATCGTAAAGGTCGTCGCGAAGGACGCATTGTGCGCGTGCTGGAACCGCGTACCGGACAAATTGTCGGCCGCTATTTTGTCGATGCGGGTATCGGGTTCGTTGTACCGGATGATAGCCGCCTGAGCTTTGATATTCTGATCCCGAAAGAAGAAATTAACGGCGCTCGTATGGGTTTCGTGGTGGTGGTTGAGCTGACGCAACGCGCCACGCGCCGCACGAAAGCGGTCGGTAAGATTGTCGAGATCCTCGGTGACAACATGGGCACCGGTCTGGCAGTGGATATCGCTCTGCGTACCCACGATATTCCTCACACCTGGCCACCTAAAGTGGAAGATCAGGTGAAGGATCTTTCTGAAGAAGTACCTGAAGCCGCGAAAAAAGGCCGTGTGGATCTGCGTAAGCTGCCGCTGGTCACGATTGACGGCGAAGATGCCCGCGATTTCGATGATGCCGTGTACTGTGAGCCGAAACGCGGCGGCGGCTGGCGTTTGTGGGTTGCGATTGCTGACGTGAGTTATTACGTTCGGCCGAATACACCGCTCGACCATGAAGCACGGGCGCGTGGCACGTCGGTGTACTTCCCATCGCAGGTGGTACCGATGCTGCCGGAAGTGCTGTCGAACGGGCTCTGTTCGCTTAACCCGCAGGTCGATCGCTTGTGTATGGTCTGTGAAATGACCGTTTCGACGCAGGGTAAGCTGTCGTCTTACAAGTTTTATGAAGCGGTGATGAGTTCACACGCGCGTCTGACCTACACCAAAGTGTGGAATATTCTGCAAGGCGATGCCGAGTTGCGTGAGCACTACAAGCCATTGGTTGGCGGGCTGGAAGAGTTGCACCACATGTACAAAGCGCTGGAACATGCGCGTGAAGTACGTGGCGGCATCGCGTTTGAAACTGAAGAGGCGAAGTTTATTTTCAACGCCGAACGCCGTATCGACCGTGTGGAAGCGGTGGTGCGTAACGACGCGCACAAGCTGATCGAAGAGTGCATGATTCTGGCGAATATCTCGGCCGCGAAATTTGTGGAGAAGAACGAAGAGCCCGCATTGTTCCGCGTGCACGATCAACCGAGTGAAGACCATGTATTAGCCCTGCGCAGCGTGCTGGGCGAGCTGGGTCTGACGCTGAAAGGCGGAATGAAGCCGCAGCCGAAAGACTACGCCGAATTGATGAATGAACTGGCGGACCGTCCCGATCGGGAAATGCTGCAAACTATGCTGCTGCGTTCAATGAAACAGGCGATTTATGACCCAGAAAACCGGGGACACTTCGGGCTGGCATTGACGTCTTACGGCCACTTCACGTCGCCAATTCGTCGTTATCCTGACCTGTCGCTGCACCGCGCCATTAAGTATCTGTTAAGCGATCGTCATGAACGTTGGACGTCAACGGGCGGCTGGCATAGCGACATTAACGAGATGCTACAGCTGGGTATGCACTGTTCGATGACGGAGCGTCGTGCGGATGAAGCAACGCGTGACGTCGCGGATTGGCTGAAGTGCGACTTTATGCAGGATCACGTTGGTGAAGTCTTTACGGGGATTATTGCCAGTGTCACCGGTTTTGGCTTCTTCGTGCGCCTGAAAGATTTGTTTATCGATGGACTGGTACACGTTTCTACGCTGGATAATGATTACTACCGCTACGATAATATCGGTCAGCGACTGATCGGCGAATCGCGCGGGCAGGTTTATCGTCTGGGTGATGAAGTGGAAATCCGCGTTGAAGCCGTGCATATGGACGAGCGCAACATTGATTTCGCCTTGATTTCCAGCACGCGCAAGGTGCGTGGCGAAGGGAAAACCGCGCGTGACCGTACGAAGAAACCGGATTCGCGTGAGGCTAAGCCAAGTCGACGCCGCCGTAGCCCAAGCAAAGCGGCCGCAAATTTTGAGCCGGATGCTGCGGTCCGTAAAGAAGGCGATCGCAACGCGACGTCGGATAAGCCAAAAGCCAAACCGAAAAAGAACCGCGATAAAGCGAAAAAGAACGCGGAAAAGACGAATAAAATCGCCGCCGCGACCAAGGCTAAACGCGCGAAGAAAAAGTCTGCTGAGTAA
- the nsrR gene encoding HTH-type transcriptional repressor NsrR, with protein MQLTSFTDYGLRALIYMASLPSGKMTSISEVTEVYGVSRNHMVKIINQLSRAGLVMAVRGKNGGIRLGKPAETIRIGDVVRELEPLTLVNCSHEFCHITAACRLKQVLQQAVQNFLHELDQYTLADMVKENPPLYKLLLVE; from the coding sequence GTGCAGTTAACAAGTTTCACGGATTATGGCTTGCGGGCGCTGATTTACATGGCGTCACTGCCGAGCGGGAAAATGACCAGCATTTCGGAGGTAACGGAAGTGTATGGCGTGTCTCGTAATCATATGGTCAAAATTATCAATCAACTTAGTCGTGCTGGGTTGGTGATGGCCGTGCGCGGTAAGAATGGCGGCATCCGCCTTGGAAAACCGGCAGAAACAATCCGAATTGGCGATGTCGTGCGCGAGTTGGAGCCGCTCACGTTGGTCAACTGTAGCCATGAGTTTTGCCACATTACTGCAGCCTGTCGCTTGAAACAGGTGCTCCAACAGGCGGTACAAAATTTCCTGCATGAGCTGGATCAATACACGTTGGCTGATATGGTCAAAGAAAACCCGCCGCTTTATAAATTATTGTTGGTTGAATGA